A region of the Dermacentor albipictus isolate Rhodes 1998 colony chromosome 4, USDA_Dalb.pri_finalv2, whole genome shotgun sequence genome:
CAGATTAACCAagaggaaaggcacggagatacccatggtccaGAAGGTCAGAGTCCTGcgtctctggatcgaagccagggggAGAAACGCGGAAACTATAACgcgcctggaaaagaaagtcacgGCGACCGTTCGGCTAAATCAGAAAGTCTCCAGCGACAGGAGCGGCATTGAAGAAACaaacgtcgtacggctcgttcaggccttaGCGATCAGCCACGTggcgtacgtggcggcattcgtccactggaacaaggctgAGAAAGACAagatcgacgcgctcattagaaaagcgtacagaacggcactgggtctcccccaatacacaagaaacgaaaggttactacaactcggggtaCATAACACGCTGGGGGAAATCGCGGAAGCACAGAGGATAGCTCAACTCGAACGACTCTCcagaaccaaggcgggcagagagatcatggaaaagatcggcataaactaccacggaatgaacggccctaagacgcagattcacccagacgtctGAGCCGCAATAAACAcagaaaatatcccgaagaacatgcaccctgtgAACAATGTCGagaaaagaaaatgccgcacgaaaacgtTTCTCAAAAACCACGGCGCGCGGGcgggggtgctcttcgtagacacCGCCCGGTACCCCCGAAACCGGGACGACAGTGGTGGTGTCGGCGCGGACAAAGATAACTCCCTCTttgcaatggcggtcgtatgcacgaaaggaaagaccgtgaatgcgggctccgtaaggaccaGATCGTTGGAGACAGCGGAAGTAACGGTAATCGCACTGGCTGTAATCAACGGTCGGCAACAAGaaagaacaataatcagcgactccaagGCGGCTATTAAGAACTTTACAAAGGGCTgagtctccaccgaggcggccaaaatcctgaaccgcaGTGGAGAAGATTTCAAGAACGGCAAAATcgcacccaaatacctcaaatgggtCCCAGCACATATAGGAAAAGTAACCacgaatgcccctcccaacctcaacgagaaggcccaccgagccgcgcgagaactaacccaccgcggctcggacagtgacggcccaacaccccacAAACTCCGGGGAAGAGGGGAGGagtgcggcggaggcgatggagaacacggaggaggcgacgacgacgaagcagcgataaaagacgacaggaaCAGACATGGTCatgtaccacgacatactgacacactatacgaaacaaagagaagcatatcCACAAcgccacaaacaactcgacaggtctcaagaaacagattggagaaggttgcaaaccagaacgttccgaaacccagtacatttAAAGAGAGTAAATTTAACACAATGCCCAGACGCGAgttgcaagctctgcaagcacgaacacgctgacatggcacacatcttatggaagtgcacaaAGATCAGATCAATATATGTAGAGGACaacatagaaccggaccttctcgaggagcgatggctaagccctttgactagctcggaactacatGACCAACTATGGGTTACTCaccgggcccgggcagcggtggaaaggctatgcttcaccgcacataatgcccgggtggcatgagcccgggctggcaaacTCGCAGGTCCTTTTTTCATTAAATTTTTTCCTGTCCGTCAGTCTTTTGGTGCTTAGCGCTCTTTTAAAAGCCAGTCGTCCACGAGTTCCGCAGCGCGGGTTTTACGTCGcctcgaggaggaggaggaaaacccttatttgctctaattggttagaaattagttgtggcagatgtggtcggccgtcttcacggtcttcttccccatctgcgcagggtcgacgcccctattccggggccccactgagggtggctactcggtgagcgtgcctcACTAGTCCATGCTgtactttcgggtcgctgctggagagcaccctctcccaatgctccgcactcgggtcttttaacgcgatagcgttaaggagctcgtgtcgcagaaaagccggtgtcgtcggcgtcggcggcgttgaccgtgagcgataaatcacggcaggcgcttcataaataaaaagcaacttccaagattggcccggtgggaatcgaacccaggtctccggagtgtgagacggagacgctaccactcagccacgagttcgacgcttccaagcggtgcaaacgcgcctctagtgaatgcggtgttgccttcgaaacgagccgtggaaagttatactgcggtgtatatcggtaattatgaacatgtaacgtacagaagtcacaattacacgagttgcgaagtgcgtttccgctgcatttcttctgcgctttccgcacacgcagagccatcttgcggcaaacacagaagaccccctcctctcaatgtacggcgctgccccgacaggaggcgcgccgcgcgcgcattgggaccgctgccaggcgcgtcgcgggactccctctcccctgacgacgcttcgccgtgctgccggtttagattactatctatctctctgcccgtgccgatcacgacgtttggcggctggcggctggcgtagatcgtttcccctccgagacaccgagttctttggttcgtttctttcgctcaggcgcacgtttcgttgccgcggcgaacgctgcgttgctcgacgctcaccgcgtgataggtgggcgctaagtccgatgcggggcgcatcgtaagtgatcgctgtgccgtagcgcattgtcttataccccttggcgggtcgacgggaacgctgtcgcgtcccactcttgaaggcgaagcttaagcgtcctccaatttttaattatttgaaggaattgttgattctgaacgcatccccatgtaatgtgatacCAGGAGCAAacgtctctatactgggtgggaaacatcttgcttaatGTGTTTAGAGAGATGGCGCCTCGTTGAGTGGCGCCTCCTGCAGGCgctcttcttctagctgggcagtgcgctctgtctcccggGCATCTTTTGATGCCGGTCTTGCTGTCGGGCCGCCTTCAACCCGTTTTATTCTACctgggcagcgtccatacgaATCAGTGCCATGTGCTGTGGTGGGGTGCGCCGTTGCGAACGTgctctccaaccaatctgctttgccggttgccgtTTTATGCTTGCAtgtactctcgattacgggagagccagaaaTGTTTATTCAGTGCGCACTTGTTCGGCTGGCTTcgcgtggctctgcctgcagagcgggaacgaAAACAAATCGCGCACTTTGATGTGGGATCACGTGTTGGGCGACCTTGGTTTCAATTGCGTAGCGCGATACCGTTTCCTAACCTTTTCCTTCCTTCAAGTTTCCAGTAATAGCGGGAGGTATCGCATGCTAACGTTGAAGAGGGAGAGTCGGCCCATAACGATGGGTGAGTTTACTATCTCCTTTGGCTCTCTAATTTAGAATTCGTCAAATCGCAACGCTGCGCACCGGGGCGAACCAATACACCATTTCATCCAATCATTGTCGCTCCAGGGTGCTCCGGTGCGAGCTGGTGTGATTTGCCGAATTAGCCATGAATTTAAATCAAGAGCTTCAACCAAGAAACGACATTATTGCCGTACGCCAAAAGCATGACAGCATGACCTTCGAGATCTCAGCCTACCACGCGTTTGAAACAGCAGAgcgctaaaatctcggaggcccTGCAAACTGGCGCACATGCTTTCGAAGTTTTATGAAGCTCAATAGCGCTTAATAAAAATATAACGCTTGTGCATAACCTACTACCATGAGCAAGCCATCACGAAATACAGAGTCGTTCCTAGATATAATTTCCCCACGTCCGTCGCTGGAGAAGTGCAAATCGGCGGACTATTGTGTGCTCTTTCCGAGTTGTGCTGTCCGCGGCAATAGAACCACTAGAGTCCTTTTATCAGTGTCTTTTTATACTTATTAGAGGACTCTGGTACCACAAAGGCTACGAGCATGGCTACATGGGCTACAACATGTGTTTTCGTTATTCTTAGCAGGAAAAGCTGCAGGCTATGCTCGATGTCTTCACGTGGCAACACTGTgtgagccgccgccgccgcaattaCAGTGGCCTAGAAGGGGCAGTGCAGCGGGCGCCGCTCTCCAGGCGACCCTTGGAGCGTCGGCAGTAGCGGCGGCGCTGCGGTCGAACTATCTTCCAAGCTAGCAGGCGAAACTGCTGTAGCGAATGGCGCGCGTTTCGCGGAGGCGTTCATATGATCATATCGCACGCAAGTGCTTTTCTTCAAAATTATCATATGGAAGAGTTAATTTCATATTCTTTGGTTACAGCGAAGAAATTAAATGCAAAGTGCATACGGTAGATACAAAGCACACGCTGAAACGAACTTGGCGTCTCTGTATCCACCACTGAAATGTGGCTGCGGTAATAAACACGttaaaaatgaaatttaaactCGGCAGTGCGatgtcagtgcacgttaaagatccccagatggtcgaaattattccggagccctccactacggcacctctttctttcttcctttcttctttcactcCCTCCTTTATCCTTTCCCTTACGGCGCGCTTCAGGTGTCCAAAGAAATACGAGGCAGATACTGCGCCATTTCCTTTCCCCCAAAACCAATTATTATTAAACTCGGCAGTAGCGCGGCGGTTTTAATTGTTTTTATCTAATTAGTTCTTACACTGCACGCTTCCTAACGTTTGGTACAACTTTTCACAAGGATATTGGAGAACTCAAAACTGCAAAATATtaacacccaggagaactgaatGGTATGACAGAAAGAAGCTGATTACTCACCTTGGATGGTAAATTCATGCAATAATATAAGTGCAGATTGAATCCATCCATGGAATAAACAATTATGAGTCCTGCAATACGCCCACACAAGCAATTTATTCTCAAGAGCTTAACGCCCGCATATGAATGAGCTGCAGAAATGGATCAACACAAACACTGAAGCAGAAGGCAAAGAGGGAAACTTCAAACAAATGGCAGAACAACTGCTTTAGTTTAAGAGACCATGCAAAGGAGGGGTGTTTGCAAGGTTATGTTGCaagaaagaaacacaaggacTCAGTTTGTGCACATGCATGCATGTTTACAATCTGTATAGGTAAGACCTCCACTTAGGTCaacctgctgagcttgaggtgCTTGGTCGAGTTACGCTTTTTCAGGAGATTTGATTTGTTGACGCCTTTCACAAAAAAATGAAGCCTCATGGTGATATAAAAGCCTACAATTCGCGGCGTTAGGCTATTTACGTGCTCTTCACATCCAACCTGTAGTGGAGCAGCTTTGTGAATCATCTGCAGAACATCCATAATGCTTTCACAGTGCAGTTTCCGTGTGCTAAAGCAGTTTGTAAAGACGTCTTCTAAGCGTGTGATGAACCTGAACAGTTCGAGTGAGGGGTAGACCAAGCCACCACGGTCGTTGTGCTTTATGTATTCCGCTGCAGCTAAGCGGCGCCCTTCCTGTGCCGGGAGCAAAAGACGGTCGGTGCAAGATGGACACTTGGTTGGCAATACACACTTCTTTGCCACATAACCAGCAATGTGGCATATAAGCCTAGAGTCACTCCTGCTCACGATGTAGGGATGGTCTACAGGATCTCCTGAAGCAGATGAAGGTGCCAGCTTGTCTGTGTAAGATTTCACGATATCCACCAGTTTCTGTTTTGcagttttttctttgtcttcaacGCTGAGGAGAGAACTGATAGTATCTCCGTCGACGTTGGCACCTGTAACACTTCGGGCGAGGTTATAAAATGACAAGCAGTTAACTGTGAGCAGAAACTGCTGTGGCGTTGGGTGCGCATTGCAGCCTGACGACATCCTTACAATGCCGAAAAAATTCTCAATCTTGTCTTGGCTGAGCCGGGATGTCAGAACATAGCTGAATCCAACCACTTTATTCAGGTAGCCGAGCAGCTCAAGTGTACTAGTAAGTGTCACCCTTAGCCCCTCTGCAGTAGACACACTTAGGAACTGCTGCTTGTCGGCATGAGCCTCCCATAAATTTAGAAAATCAAGCATTTCTTTTATGACTTCCACCTTAGTAGAGGCTGGCCGTAGAGCTTCTGCAGCATATCTGCTAGTCATAACAGCTATTAAAGATTTCATTCGCATAAAAAATTTTTCTGTAGCTTGAATTTTACCACACTGTCTCTCAAGCTGAGTGCGGTACAAAAAAAATGCCTGCAGTGGACCGTGTCCGAATAGCTGAAAGGCATAACTCGCTCTCATTTTCTCAAAATTGTTGGGAGCTAAGTGAACAGTGGTAATACTTGGCATCGCTTTCAAGGTTACCGAATTGCTGTCCAGTTTGAAGGCTTCTTTCACAAACTCCAAAGAAACTAGCCCTTCGGGAGTGTTCAGCGAGGTTGTCAGAAGTCGGTTGCGAACGTTTTTCACGAGGTGAGGAAAATCAgaaaggaagtaaagaaagcggCTGCTGTCAACAGGGTGCACAGTTTTGCAGACCACTTCCTTCGATGAAGCATGTATGTTGAATTTTCGCCACATCACTCTGTTCCATGAAGCTCCATCACAGGTTAAGTAGTCCACGAATAGGCCAGCCTTCTCTGCCAAAACTGTAGCCTCCAGCACGATTTTGGCTAATAGGTCACCTCTGACGTTCTCATGACTACCGAATGTCCCAAGCACCTGTGTCCAGCTGCCCACAAGTGGCACAAACAAAACGACAAGCCCGTGATTGCAGGGCAGTGATTCTTGGCCCTTAGGCGTGTACTGCGCCAAATCTACAAAGCCTTCAATCTTGCCTTCATTGCTCACAGTCAAGTGCTCAGAAAGCTTCATTTCGTCAATGACGATACCTCCATGCCGGTGCATATTTTCAAGTTGGGCTACTTTTGTTTTCAACGCGCTCAGCATCTTTTCATTGAAGCCATAGCCAGTTCTGTAGCGAGCAGTGTACTTGCGTATTGTGGTTTCGCTTGGAAGTGCAAGGATGTTTTGCTTCCTCATGTACTGATACAACTTCGGGCTTCTTATCTTGAGCAAAATGCACTCCAGCATCCATTCATTGTTGTATCGCATTCCACATAAACTCTTCCTTTTTGCTGCTTCAAAGCACTGTTTGACGGCAAGCTGCTGTTTTGGAGGTAGTGATCCTATCTTTGCTGCTAATGCTTCTTCAGTACTAGCAGAAGATTCATTTTTCAGTTTCTGAATGTGTTCTTCAAGGCTTCCTAGCCTCAACAAGAGCCTCTTGTTTCTGCGCTTGCATACCTTCAGCTTCCGCTCGGCACTTCCACAGGTATTAGCCGTTGTTTTCCTAAGCTTCTTCAGTCGCGACTGCCGCGTGAGAAGGGCCTTCCTTAAATACTTGCAGCTGACGCAAGGCGTTCCCACCTTCTTCGCGCTTCCTAGGCACTTAATGCTGAAAGCAGACCCACACTTGAACTGCATTTGGCCTTGCAAGTTTGTAGTCAGATTGCTcaacaatgaatcgcgatgggcAGCTGCTCCTTTACACAAGTGCAGTGCGCACGCTTGACCCAGAACGGTTTCCACATCCCACACAGTAACTACCACCGCCTCTCCTACGAGCTTCCCGAGCACAAACGTTCTCGAGCTGAAAACACCATCGCTGTTTACAGTGAAAAACACTGCCTTTTCTACGCTGACCTCCCCTGTGCCGGCGTTCAGGGCGCAACACGTAAAACACGCACCCTCAGCGTTACGTAGCTCATGAAACGTCCAGTACTTATCTGGCAGTCTTgcttctttcaaggaggcaaCTGTTACAACGGCGCCCTGGCTTGTCGTGGGCTCGTCCAAGACATCAGGCTCGTCAGTAGTAGACAGTCGTGACTTTTTCCTGGGCACGACATCGTCTGCAGATTTCctgttcctttcatttcttttcgcAGGTAAGCGCTTGCTTAAATATGAGGGAACGTTCGGTAGAATAGTTGGAACGGCGTCCGGTGTGAGCGTCGGGATCCCGCGCGGAATTCGCACCTCCGTGCCGTTAATACAATGAACATAGTCCCTGACGATGAAATGCTTCTCGAAATGCAACTCACAAACAGCACAATCAGGTGTGAGTCTCCTGTCGTCTCTGCGAAGGTTGCGTTCCCACACGCTTCTTCTCTCCGGGTCGGCGGGTGCTTTGAATAACGAGAGTTTGGCCGTTTGCTTGATCCGGGAGTATCCTGTGTTGCACCCCGGTGCGAAACAATGGTTCAGGCGTTGCTTCTGAGCCATTCGGGCGTTGTAGAAGCCCACATTCACACACAAAGAAACGAGAAACACCGCCTAACAAGCACAGCAGTCGTCGACTCCCACGTGCAGACGGCGATCACATTCAAGATtggtcgactgcagcgccgccgctccGTTCGCCACCACCGGAGTCAGGCTACTCAATGCGCCGCCGCCTCCGCTCGCTGCACTGCCCCTTCTAGGCCACTGTACCGCAATCATGTCGAGGCGTTCTGTCAACACAGCCGACTTAAAAATAAGTGTTTTTCGATCTCGGTGTACTGTTCCACGAGTGTCATCGCGTAGATTCTGATGTTTTTTGTGTAAAAAGTGGCCGAAAAGTCATGGTCAGTTTGGCAGACCACGAAACGTTTGAGGTAGGTTCATTCCGTCCTTCTCGCCGATGGCTCGTGTAGTGATTcgatattttgttttgtttcttcgtCACCAAATTGTGCAGATATGTCAATTGGAATGGCAGTGTGCTTACCACAAAGTAACAGCCTAAAATGTTATTGAAGTACTAAGGATGACGCCAGTTTAACTCCTCCCTGACGATCaatttttcttgttttaattTTTGATATTTGTTTCTCAGTTCGACGCTCACGGTGGATCATCGCTCGACTGACCGCCGTATCATCCGCGCGTAAGGTCGGCGCATCATCTGCAATACTGTGCTTATCATATTACAATGTTATCGCTATAGCAACTGTGCGGTCACAGTTCGACTCTGGCGCGTCGATCGCTTGCTTGCAGTTCAGGCAGCTTTGATCGAAATAGCTTTGATTCAGATTCTAGCCGGTGGTTTGTAGAAGCTCAAGTTGTATAGAGGGACACCTGATGCATGCCAAGCATGAAGGGGATATGGGAGTACTTAATGCAGCGCGACGACATCATGGTACGCTATTTTGTTATGGTATCTGCGTGCTACGTTAAACAGTAGCTGGTTATCGGGCGTGCGTCGTGTTTCGGAAGATACCAATGCGATGCAGCCGAGACATTGAGTTCCACCGGAGAGGTGGAACATCTTTGGAATTTTTGCAGTGCTGCTAGAGTGTATTTTATTAACCTTAAATTCGTGACTCGCGTGCCGCCGCATGTGACAACACCGCTTAAGGAATGTACCATAAAAGATTTAGCCTCTTGTCAGACTAAATTTATAAATGCTACAATGCGTTTGAGCAACGTGGGACTCTTCAGTTTCGTAAAACAGTGTTTCGCGAGCGACGCACAGTTTTATTTTGAAAGCGACTAGAAACACTGCACTTCGTCAATGCTTAGCAAAATGCCGTTCATAGTATCTGTGTGACATAACAAAGGTGCACGAATTTGTGCATCCTACAGGGAAAGGACAGTAACGTCACTGATCGCAGACCTATTCACTGACTTGAGGGTCATATTGCAGCAACATGTCTGTACTTCATTTAGTCTGTGAGTCAACTTTGTGGTTTCCCTATTTCGCAGGCTTCCATGGCAGACAGTGCAAACTTTATGTACAAGGATGCAACACCCCTTGTGAACCCGGTCTCAGCACCTGAACTCGAGCCACCTTTCAGGATTGTTAGAAGCGCAGCAGCTATCATCTTTCAGGGTCTGAGTCTTGTAAGTGTTGTCTGAAACACGACAAATGCTCTGTGCAGCAGGAGTGGTTGTACAGAGGGCTTAATATTCTCCGTGCTGTGCTTATATTGTACTCGCACATTAAATTGGTTTGTTGCCTGAAAGAAGACAGTAAAAACGAACAGTGGCTCGTAACTGAAGTCAATCGTTATTACGCCTTAAAACCTGTCTTGTTTCATATGTGTGCTATTTCTCATGTGTTTATTTTCCCTTGTGCATTTAATTTTATTGTTCTTTGTTTCAGTGCAGTTGTATTTGCTTATGTAGGCACATATCAGAATAAGGGGCAGGCTGTTAGTTTAACACTATGCTGTGCTGCCTTCTTGTGTCCTCATCCCTAGATCTGCTTCAGTGTCATGATTACTATAtttttcgatggaggcgaaatgcgaaaatacccgtgtgcttagatttaggtgcacgttaaagaaccccaggtggtccaaatttccggagtcctccactacggcgtgcctcataatcagaaagtggttttggcacgtaaaaccccataattttttttttattactacatttttcatatcaccCGTGTTGCCTAATGTGGTGTTGCATGTTTATCTTGAAGTATGCTCATTGTTAGATTTTTGTGGGGGGGGAAGTTATCAAAATTGTCTCACATTGAATCTTCGCTGATAGATGAAACTGTGGCACTCTTTGACCACCATCTTGTGCCATAAAAGGCCAGTTGTCATCATCAGATGGGGCTATTTTTATGACTCGCTATATTTAGTGACAGATTGGTGTGTCTTGCTGaattatttaatattttttaaCCAATAAACTTTAACTGATTAATGGTGAAGATCACTTGTACGGCCATTCGACTTAACCAACCCTTTGCTTTCCGAAGCAGAAGTCATGATTGATCGCATTATCTTTAACCCTTTACCGGTTGTTCTCACATATATGCAATTTTTCTGCTAAAGGTAGTCTACACATTAACAGTATGCTTTTTCACGCAGGTGCTGGTTGTGTATTTGTGACAAATCGGGCTTTGTGCCCTGAACACGCACCACAGTTTAGGAGCAATAAATTAACAGCTGGACACCACTGCATTAAACTTCTATCAATGAGGGGCTGTCAAATGCAACAGATAATTATGCCCAAGTTTTGTGGTATAATGAGTCTGAAAACATCTGATCGTCTACATCCTGGAGGTCACTGAACACACAAATATTCTGAAGCCATTTACTTTTTCACTTTGGTGCATGACATTTGACGTTTGCACCATTGAATGTATGCAGTAGCACAGTGTGTAGCGATCTCAAAATTGCTTTTTACTTAATAAAATTAATGCTGGGTCAATCTAGAGAATAATCACTTTTCTGCCAGAGTATAAAAGTGATGGTACTTTAGCTGTCATTGCTTATGTCATCCTAATTGTTCCACTGTGGTGGACACCTTCATCAAGCCCATCGGTTCTGTCAGCTTGAATGATGCATTTAAATGTCATTGCACAATCCACATCAAGTCCACGAGACTGCGCAACAATAATTTTGTGCCGTTTACTTACAGTAATTGTTATTAGTTGGCTGACAGCTTgaaaaaactcggtgcccttccattctgtgaagaaggatgaccagcctGTGTATGTAGacctcttaatggcgaactgcaccttcgcAGCAGGCCGGTCCGACATTGCACTATCATAGGGATCAgcgcacatatggggagtgcttaaagggacactaaaggttactgtgaagtcaagttaaagtgataaagcaatgctctagaacgtctaaggcgtcaatataatcgcgaatagagctttagtaaccgagaaattgaagtaaatgcttgacacgatttgagaccccccagcgacattacGGTTCTAGTCCGATGACGAAGGCAATCCTCATCataatttgtcactagtactcaactgctcgaattaaaaagataatttcattaggttataagacggaagaaaatgctacttgtctacttctgttcgattctaagaaaaaataccATTTTGAcattacccttcagtagtatgggtggtcgaaaggtttcgttttcgctcgactctgtgtTGCatgcgctttggagtttcagttgtttcgttattgcgtcgtgctgcgctggttctgctggctcacgaaacttgcatttggaacaagcagtgaGAATGCTACGTCTATGTGATGTCTTGGGATGCGCGAACgttccgcggaacttggccaagggcagttgcagcggcgaatccaacattacttatcactgtgtgcaaCGAGTGATCCTCTccattcgaagtggttaagtgccataCTTCTGCCACAAcacgttggcaaagagccgaaaaatcacatagtgtgctcgctgcacttttgtccagaggattacgagttcaatgccgacttactgaagttgtgtggagtgcctttcaaagcagtgCTTTCCTGTAGCACTGTTCCgttggtcttgcctgcattctccaaAGCACAAGAACAACTGCAGCTTGAGGACGGGGcgctgagtgcggcatttggttttcacaaaggaaaagctacaaatgtgcgaatatgtacagccatgacatacagttgccgtcgtagtagtacacAACGACGCCGCAGcacgagccctcagcagcaggtcacgttcgtCAGTGCTTAAAtagctgaagtcgagcccagcatcgcgagccaatgtgtcgttgtcagggttgTCCATTGCAatgagcgtcaaagttggcgtcataaaataaagaaccagcttatcgtcacGCGCTTTCCTTCCGCTAACCAGCTCAGTTCtgctttcgcactgctgtcggctctgtcttggctctgtttctggctacgcctttgcgttttgcgcagaaaagccgcaGCGCCGTCTgcaggcgccgttttactcattgacggcgcaacgtcactatgagactaTGATGTcgccactcctcgatcggagggcgggcgatttgaacttcGCTAGAGGTACatggacgcttcagaacgcattttctcttaaaataagtctcttcttcacATGAAACAAGTGTTTCAAGGTTTCTGGGATTGTATTTGAACAGTCcatgttgacttaatattaacctttagtgtccctttaacgcatgctgcacctctgccgcgggttgGCTTGGTTTTGTACTATCGTTGGGATTGGCCCAtatatggagagtgcttaacacctgcttcaacTCCACCGCGAGTCGTCCCAGTATTGCaccatctttgggatcggcccacgtatggtgagtgcttaacgcctgcttcaccttcgccacgggtcggcccggtattgcactattttcgggatcggcccacatataaGGAGTTTTTGTCTGCACATCGACACGATCCTGAGAGAACTAGCCTTTAACAGCTTTGGTGTAATTCGCTATAAAATTGGTTAcatctttgtgtttcttaattaattaatgacgACAAGCGTGGAAgcactggcacgagcgcgtttgTGCGGTAACATCGAGGGACgccagcgagcca
Encoded here:
- the LOC139059551 gene encoding uncharacterized protein, whose product is MKLDEEESMQVDMGSAGTPQGSVVSPMLFNLVMIGLSEILERIEGTNHNVYVDDITIWTTKDASEGGMEDRLQELMEAIENHLEGTGLECSPEKSELLLYRPRRLGKPSRDVAELHKTGIRLTKRKGTEIPMVQKVRVLRLWIEARGRNAETITRLEKKVTATVRLNQKVSSDRSGIEETNVVRLVQALAISHVAYVAAFVHWNKAEKDKIDALIRKAYRTALGLPQYTRNERLLQLGVHNTLGEIAEAQRIAQLERLSRTKAGREIMEKIGINYHGMNGPKTQIHPDV